A genomic segment from Aegilops tauschii subsp. strangulata cultivar AL8/78 chromosome 1, Aet v6.0, whole genome shotgun sequence encodes:
- the LOC109759049 gene encoding putative F-box protein At4g05475, with protein sequence MDDDAGEGEGEVEIRDWAGMPSDALFAVFGRLDVADILTGAGRACRAWRRLADGDPALWRRLDMTHHGDILETEEAEAMARAAVDRAAGTLQSFCADTFVTDSLLSYISGRAPSLKSLQLSMCDEVSNEALAEAVKSFPQLEELEITFCSLNSNVCESVGRACPHLKSFRLNERWTILQRGFAAFEGMDDDTGALGIASSMPELRDLQLIGNNLTNTGLAAILDHCPRLESLDVRRCCNLQMDDALRSKCARIGNLRLPRDPITDFKYRAYLAISDDYPGGSDIEVDMYDDLLDVVTDEEDAEFDDMADYIDGVGSDADMYDDVFDDV encoded by the exons ATGGATGACGACgccggcgagggcgagggcgaggtcgAGATCCGCGACTGGGCGGGGATGCCGTCGGACGCGCTCTTCGCGGTGTTCGGGAGGCTGGACGTGGCCGACATCCTGACGGGCGCCGGGCGGGCGTGCCGCGCGTGGCGCCGCCTCGCCGACGGCGACCCCGCGCTGTGGCGCCGCCTCGACATGACCCACCACGGGGACATCCTCGAGACCGAGGAGGCCGAGGCCATGGCCCGCGCCGCCGTCGACCGCGCCGCCGGCACCCTCCAGTCCTTCTGCGCCGACACCTTCGTCACCGACTCCCTCCTCAGCTACATCTCCGGCAG GGCACCCTCGCTGAAGAGCCTTCAACTCAGCATGTGTGATGAAGTATCCAACGAGGCGCTGGCAGAGGCAGTCAAGAGCTTTCCTCAGCTTGAGGAGCTGGAGATCACATTCTGCTCCCTGAACAGCAACGTGTGCGAGTCAGTCGGCAGAGCCTGCCCACACCTGAAATCCTTTCGGCTGAACGAGCGCTGGACGATCCTCCAAAGGGGGTTTGCAGCCTTTGAGGGCATGGATGATGACACGGGAGCGCTCGGGATCGCGAGCAGCATGCCCGAGCTCCGAGACCTCCAGCTGATCGGCAACAACCTGACCAACACCGGACTGGCCGCGATCCTCGACCACTGCCCCCGCCTCGAGTCCCTCGACGTGCGCCGCTGCTGCAACCTCCAGATGGATGATGCCTTGAGATCCAAGTGCGCCAGGATCGGGAACCTCAGGCTTCCCCGGGACCCCATCACCGACTTCAAGTACCGGGCTTACCTCGCTATCAGTGATGACTACCCCGGCGGTTCCGACATCGAGGTCGACATGTACGATGATCTGCTGGACGTGGTCACCGACGAGGAGGATGCCGAGTTCGATGACATGGCTGATTATATCGACGGTGTGGGCTCGGACGCTGACATGTATGATGACGTGTTCGACGATGTCTGA
- the LOC109759048 gene encoding protein RAE1, protein MATLTSLASNPNPNKSFEVLPNPGDSLSSLSFSPKSNLLVATSWDNQVRCWEIGNGNSQPKASISHDQPVLCSAWKDDGTTVFSGGCDKQVKMWPLLSGGQAQTVAMHDAPVKEVAWISQMNLLVSGSWDKTLRYWDTRQPNPAHVQQLPDRCYALAVNYPLMIVGTADRNIVIFNLQNPQTEFKRIQSPLKYQTRCVAAFPDQQGFLVGSIEGRVGVHHIDDSQQSKNFTFKCHREGNDIFSVNSLNFHPVHHTFATAGSDGAFNFWDKDSKQRLKAFSRCPQPIPCSSFNNDGSIFAYGVCYDWSRGAENHNPANAKTSIYLHSPQEAEVKGKPRIATGRK, encoded by the exons ATGGCAACTCTAACCAGCCTTGCCTCAAACCCGAATCCAAACAAGTCATTCGAG GTCCTGCCTAATCCTGGTGACTCGCTCTCAAGCCTCAGTTTTAGCCCGAAAAGTAATCTTCTGGTGGCAACTTCCTGGGATAACCAG GTGAGGTGTTGGGAGATAGGTAATGGTAACAGTCAGCCAAAGGCATCCATATCACATGATCAGCCA GTGCTCTGCTCAGCCTGGAAAGATGATGGGACTACTGTCTTCTCTGGAGGGTGTGATAAACAGGTCAAAATGTGGCCTCTGCTATCTGGTGGGCAGGCTCAGACGGTTGCAATGCATGATGCACCTGTCAAGGAGGTCGCATGGATTTCTCAGATGAATCTTCTTGTCTCAGGAAGCTGGGACAAGACACTGAG GTATTGGGACACAAGACAACCAAATCCTGCCCATGTTCAGCAACTTCCTGATCGTTGCTACGCACTTGCTGTGAATTATCCCCTTATGATTGTGGGAACAGCTGATCGCAATATTGTGATCTTCAACTTGCAGAATCCTCAG ACTGAGTTTAAGCGTATTCAATCACCTCTGAAATACCAGACACGGTGCGTTGCTGCCTTTCCAGATCAACAAGGATTCCTG GTGGGTTCCATAGAAGGAAGAGTTGGTGTTCATCATATTGATGATTCACAGCAAAGCAAAAACTTCACATTCAAATGTCACAGGGAAGGAAATGATATTTTCTCTGTCAATTCGCTCAACTTTCACCCT GTTCATCACACGTTTGCCACAGCTGGATCTGATGGTGCTTTCAACTTTTGGGATAAGGATAGCAAGCAGAGACTTAAG GCTTTCAGTCGGTGTCCTCAACCCATTCCTTGCAGTAGCTTCAATAATGATGGCTCAATATTTGCTTATGGG GTCTGCTATGACTGGAGCCGTGGTGCTGAGAACCATAATCCTGCAAATGCAAAGACATCCATCTATCTCCACAGTCCCCAG GAAGCTGAGGTGAAAGGAAAGCCAAGAATCGCAACAGGGCGGAAGTGA